In the genome of Nycticebus coucang isolate mNycCou1 chromosome 12, mNycCou1.pri, whole genome shotgun sequence, one region contains:
- the GPR19 gene encoding probable G-protein coupled receptor 19 gives MNMVFAHRMDNSKPPLVIPTLLVLLHNHSCTETATPQPSHDLTEFSEEHSWMSNRTELQYGLKPGEVATASIFFGTLWLFSIFGNSLVCLVIHRSRRTQSTTNYFVVSMACADLLITIASTPFVLLQFTTGRWTLGSVMCKVVRYFQYLTPGVQIYVLLSICLDRFYTIVYPLSFKVSREKAKKMIAASWVFNAAFVTPMFFFFGSNWDSHCNYFLPSSWEGTAYTIIHFLVGFVMPSVLIILFYQKVIKYIWRIGTDGRTVRRTMNIVPRTKVKTIKMFLILNLLFLLSWLPFHVAQLWHPYEQDYKKSSLVFTAITWISFSSSASKPTLYSIYNANFRRGMKETFCMSSMKCYRSNAYTITTSSRMAKKNYVGISEIPPMAKTITKDSIYDSFDREAKEKKLAWPINSNPPNTFV, from the coding sequence atgaatatGGTTTTTGCTCACAGAATGGATAACAGCAAGCCACCTTTGGTTATTCCTACACTTCTGGTGCTCCTTCATAACCACAGCTGCACTGAAACAGCCACACCTCAGCCAAGCCATGACCTGACGGAATTCTCTGAGGAGCACAGCTGGATGAGCAACAGAACAGAACTTCAGTATGGACTGAAACCCGGGGAGGTGGCCACAGCCAGCATTTTCTTTGGGACTTTGTGGTTGTTTTCTATCTTCGGCAATTCTCTGGTTTGCTTGGTCATCCACAGGAGTAGGAGGACTCAGTCCACCACCAACTACTTTGTGGTCTCCATGGCATGCGCTGATCTTCTCATCACCATTGCCAGCACGCCCTTCGTCCTGCTCCAGTTCACCACTGGAAGGTGGACACTGGGCAGTGTGATGTGCAAGGTCGTGAGATATTTTCAGTATCTCACTCCAGGCGTCCAGATCTATGTTCTTCTCTCCATCTGCTTAGACCGGTTCTACACCATTGTCTATCCTCTGAGCTTCAAGGTATCCAGAGAAAAAGCCAAGAAAATGATCGCAGCATCATGGGTCTTTAATGCGGCTTTTGTGACCcccatgttctttttctttggctcCAACTGGGACAGTCATTGTAACTATTTCCTCCCTTCCTCATGGGAAGGAACTGCTTATACCATCATCCACTTCCTGGTAGGCTTTGTGATGCCATCTGTCCTCATAATCTTATTTTACCAAAAGGTCATAAAGTATATTTGGAGGATAGGCACTGATGGCCGAACTGTAAGGAGGACGATGAACATTGTTCCGAGGACAAAAGTGAAAACTATCAAGATGTTCCTCATTTTAAATCTATTGTTCTTGCTTTCCTGGCTGCCTTTTCATGTTGCTCAGCTGTGGCACCCCTATGAACAAGACTATAAGAAAAGTTCCCTTGTTTTTACAGCTATCACATGGATATCCTTTAGTTCTTCAGCTTCTAAACCTACTCTGTATTCAATTTATAACGCCAATTTTCGGAGAGGGATGAAAGAGACTTTTTGCATGTCCTCGATGAAATGTTACCGAAGCAATGCCTATACTATCACAACTAGTTCAAGGATGGCCAAAAAAAACTATGTTGGCATCTCAGAAATCCCACCCATGGCCAAAACCATAACCAAAGACTCAATCTATGATTCATTTGATAGAGAGGCCAAGGAAAAAAAGCTTGCTTGGCCCATTAACTCAAATCCACCAAATACTTTTGTCTAA